A genomic window from Thiomonas arsenitoxydans includes:
- a CDS encoding cell division protein ZipA C-terminal FtsZ-binding domain-containing protein: MGQLQIALIVIGAIIIAAVIAYNTWQSGKFKRQRAAVEDDVQTAIEPAGLDTLTSDTHGHTLEPVALSPEVAPRPRLMPLQIDPLIDAIASYLLEPVRSGEVLLPRLPKTARAGAKRMLFEGRNAETGQWEPLQPQHPYAELQAAVQLSNRAGPINAIEFSEFIAKCHELGEALSVAPDLPDMAEALEQARSLDAFANDNDAQLSITLRARSVPWGIDFLRQRAQAAGFVPGAEAGRMVLLYQDVEQAPTPLVHLQFDARADLSDSAAAVSHATLLLEVPQAPAAQKPFGRMRQAARELATALDAAVVDDNNAPLPDAALDHIEKQLDLLYEVLEQRGLPAGSAAAQRLFS, from the coding sequence ATGGGACAGTTGCAAATCGCCTTGATCGTCATCGGCGCCATCATCATCGCCGCCGTCATTGCCTACAACACCTGGCAGTCCGGCAAATTCAAGCGCCAGCGCGCCGCCGTCGAAGACGATGTGCAGACCGCGATCGAGCCAGCCGGGCTCGACACCCTGACCTCCGACACCCACGGCCACACGCTCGAACCCGTCGCGCTTAGCCCCGAAGTCGCCCCCAGGCCGCGGCTGATGCCCTTGCAGATCGACCCGCTGATCGACGCCATCGCCAGTTACCTGCTCGAACCCGTGCGTTCGGGCGAGGTGCTGCTGCCGCGCCTACCCAAAACCGCGCGCGCCGGGGCCAAGCGCATGTTGTTCGAGGGCCGCAACGCCGAAACCGGGCAATGGGAGCCGCTGCAGCCGCAGCATCCCTACGCCGAACTGCAGGCCGCGGTGCAACTGAGCAACCGGGCCGGGCCGATCAATGCCATCGAGTTTTCCGAGTTCATCGCCAAGTGCCACGAACTTGGCGAGGCGCTGAGTGTGGCGCCCGATCTGCCCGATATGGCCGAGGCCCTCGAACAGGCCCGGTCGCTCGACGCCTTCGCCAACGACAACGACGCGCAGCTCTCCATCACCCTGCGCGCCCGCAGCGTGCCCTGGGGCATCGACTTCCTGCGTCAGCGCGCACAGGCCGCCGGTTTCGTTCCCGGCGCCGAGGCCGGGCGCATGGTGCTGCTCTATCAAGACGTGGAGCAGGCGCCCACGCCGCTAGTGCATCTGCAATTCGACGCCCGCGCCGATCTTTCCGACAGCGCCGCCGCCGTCAGCCATGCCACCTTGCTGCTGGAAGTGCCGCAGGCTCCGGCCGCGCAAAAACCGTTTGGCCGCATGCGCCAGGCCGCCCGTGAACTGGCGACCGCACTCGACGCCGCCGTGGTGGACGACAACAACGCCCCCTTGCCCGACGCCGCGCTCGACCACATCGAAAAACAGCTCGATCTGCTGTACGAAGTGCTGGAACAACGCGGTCTGCCCGCAGGCTCCGCCGCTGCGCAGCGGCTGTTTTCTTGA
- the nth gene encoding endonuclease III, whose translation MKPAQIQTLFERFAAANREPRTELEYRTPFELLVAVALSAQATDVSVNKATRSLFAVANTPQALLDLGEDRLREAIRTIGLYKTKAKNIIATCRILIDQYGGEVPRSREALESLPGVGRKTANVVLNVAFGQDTIAVDTHIFRVANRLGLAKGNTPLAVETRLEKVIPPQFRLHAHHWLILHGRYVCKARKPECWRCGVADLCAYKPKTPAPT comes from the coding sequence ATGAAACCCGCCCAGATCCAGACCCTGTTCGAGCGCTTCGCCGCCGCCAACCGCGAGCCGCGCACCGAGCTGGAATACCGCACGCCCTTCGAACTGCTGGTCGCGGTGGCGCTTTCGGCCCAGGCTACCGATGTCAGCGTGAACAAGGCCACCCGGTCGCTGTTCGCCGTGGCCAACACCCCGCAGGCGCTGCTCGACCTCGGCGAAGACCGGCTGCGCGAGGCGATCCGCACCATCGGGCTGTACAAAACCAAGGCGAAAAACATCATCGCCACCTGCCGCATCCTGATCGACCAATACGGCGGCGAAGTGCCGCGCAGCCGTGAGGCGCTGGAATCGCTGCCGGGCGTGGGGCGCAAAACCGCCAATGTGGTGCTCAACGTGGCCTTCGGGCAAGACACCATCGCGGTGGACACGCACATTTTCCGCGTGGCCAATCGCCTCGGGCTGGCCAAGGGCAACACCCCGCTGGCGGTGGAGACCCGGCTGGAGAAGGTGATTCCGCCACAGTTCCGCCTGCATGCCCACCACTGGCTGATTCTGCACGGCCGCTACGTCTGCAAGGCACGCAAGCCGGAATGTTGGCGCTGCGGGGTGGCCGATCTGTGCGCCTACAAACCCAAAACCCCCGCACCGACATGA
- a CDS encoding 4'-phosphopantetheinyl transferase family protein, with amino-acid sequence MPVDDLENDFSDAQPASSGRVKTLSTPLSQQVRSALRLGSAARAHDPAAPLSRPQQRDVHVWELDLRRPPACALDLLDAAEQERARRFVFAVDQTRFIAAHGWTRQILGRYLKRAPQDLQFALGPYGKPALTGHSGDATLCFNLSHSLDKALLAVSNGVPLGVDIEAIRPDLPDAALASGVLTADEFAELVQLPPRQQTGVFFACWARKEACMKALGLGLALEPKTLHIGMAVARQRVVLKDLLSPADPQIAAADFIDLSALQSPPGHAAALAVMGGFGKVLYRQALASGRTH; translated from the coding sequence ATGCCGGTCGATGACCTCGAAAACGATTTTTCTGATGCGCAACCTGCTTCATCCGGCCGCGTGAAAACCTTGTCCACCCCATTGTCACAACAGGTGCGAAGCGCCCTGCGCCTGGGCTCCGCCGCCCGCGCGCACGACCCGGCCGCGCCGCTGTCGCGACCGCAACAGCGCGACGTGCACGTCTGGGAACTCGATCTGCGCCGCCCGCCGGCATGTGCCCTCGATCTGCTCGACGCCGCCGAACAGGAGCGGGCACGACGCTTCGTCTTTGCCGTCGACCAGACCCGTTTCATCGCCGCGCATGGCTGGACCCGGCAGATTCTCGGGCGCTACCTGAAGCGTGCGCCACAAGACCTGCAGTTTGCCCTTGGCCCTTACGGCAAACCGGCGCTGACCGGGCATTCCGGCGATGCGACGCTGTGCTTCAACCTAAGCCACAGCTTGGACAAAGCGCTGCTGGCCGTGAGCAACGGCGTGCCGCTGGGGGTGGACATCGAAGCCATCCGACCCGATCTGCCCGACGCCGCTTTGGCCTCCGGCGTGCTGACCGCAGACGAATTTGCAGAACTCGTGCAACTGCCGCCGAGGCAACAGACCGGGGTGTTTTTCGCCTGCTGGGCCCGCAAGGAGGCCTGCATGAAAGCGCTGGGCCTCGGTCTGGCCCTCGAACCCAAAACCCTGCATATCGGAATGGCCGTGGCGCGGCAGCGGGTCGTCCTCAAAGACCTGCTCAGTCCAGCGGACCCTCAAATCGCCGCCGCCGATTTCATCGACCTTTCCGCCCTTCAGAGCCCGCCCGGCCATGCCGCCGCGCTGGCCGTGATGGGCGGTTTTGGCAAAGTGCTGTATCGACAGGCACTCGCTTCAGGGAGAACCCATTGA
- a CDS encoding cobalamin-binding protein, which yields MTLFRWLWALLAFALLPSAAWAAPVRVTDDTGQVVSLPAPARRIIALSPQLLELSAAAGASKFVVGQIQGADNVFWARKLPVVGDAFALNLEAIVRLKPDLILAWQSGTPPREAARLKALGIAVYWSQANTFESLASTVSRIGELAGTEQQAGSWVRDFNTRLAAIRQRYAAQKPAVRVFYEVWNQPLITVGHKQLISQAITLCGGQNVFGSLAVLAPTISAEAVLQADPQLIVTSSPQGAQWLKSWKQFPRLSAVRHDQLVALSPNTLPRMGVDVLDGVQQLCTAIATTRRALHE from the coding sequence ATGACCCTTTTTCGATGGCTTTGGGCGCTTCTCGCCTTTGCACTGCTGCCCAGCGCCGCCTGGGCGGCCCCGGTGCGGGTGACCGACGACACCGGCCAGGTGGTTTCCCTGCCCGCACCGGCACGGCGCATCATCGCGCTATCGCCGCAGTTGCTCGAACTCAGCGCGGCGGCCGGGGCCAGCAAATTCGTCGTCGGCCAGATTCAGGGCGCGGACAATGTGTTCTGGGCGCGCAAACTGCCGGTCGTGGGCGATGCGTTCGCCCTCAATCTGGAAGCCATCGTCCGCCTCAAGCCCGATCTGATTCTGGCCTGGCAATCGGGCACGCCCCCACGCGAAGCGGCAAGGCTCAAGGCGCTGGGCATTGCGGTGTACTGGAGCCAGGCCAACACCTTCGAATCGCTGGCGTCCACAGTCAGCCGCATCGGCGAACTGGCAGGCACCGAGCAGCAAGCCGGGAGCTGGGTGCGCGATTTCAACACGCGTCTGGCGGCCATCCGGCAGCGTTACGCCGCCCAAAAACCGGCTGTACGGGTGTTTTACGAGGTGTGGAACCAGCCGCTGATCACCGTGGGCCACAAGCAACTCATCAGCCAGGCCATTACCCTGTGCGGCGGGCAGAACGTGTTTGGCTCGCTGGCGGTTCTGGCGCCCACCATCAGTGCCGAAGCTGTGCTGCAGGCCGACCCGCAACTCATCGTGACCTCCAGCCCCCAAGGCGCGCAGTGGCTCAAGTCGTGGAAGCAGTTTCCGCGATTGAGCGCGGTACGGCACGACCAGTTGGTCGCCCTCTCCCCCAACACCCTGCCGCGCATGGGCGTGGATGTGCTCGACGGGGTGCAGCAGCTTTGCACCGCCATCGCAACGACCCGCCGGGCGTTGCACGAGTGA
- the ligA gene encoding NAD-dependent DNA ligase LigA, whose protein sequence is MTQPDLFAQPAERATQLRAEIARLDHAYYVLDAPLAPDADYDALFRELQQIEADHPELRTPDSPTQRVGGAPLPEFAPVRHAVPMLSIQTETDTTPEGAAAFDQRVRNRLGLSADDPPVNYCAELKFDGLAISLRYEHGQLVQAATRGDGETGEDVTQNVRTIRSVPLQLRGNAPAVLEVRGEVLMKRADFERYNARQRDKGLPTLVNPRNGAAGSIRQLDPAIAAQRPLAFYAYGWGEIAGWAQQPDTHHAMLDALETFGLPVAPQRVHGPGAQTLIDFHARIAAARDSLPFDIDGVVYKVDSLALQRELGFRNREPVWAVAHKYPAQERSTKVIGIDIQVGRTGKLTPVAKLEPVFVGGVTVTNATLHNEDEVRRKDVRVGDTVIVRRAGDVIPEVVSVVLSARPADVGEPFDLYQRLGGQCPVCGSAIVREAGEADWRCTGGLFCAAQRKQAILHYASRRAMDIEGLGEKLVDQLVDAGIVRVLPDLYRLGLLKLAALDRMAEKSAANLLQALQASKTTTLARFLYALGIRHVGEATAKDLARHFGGLDAILDAPLEQLLEVPDVGPVVAQSIRTFFDQPHNREVVEQLRACGVHWSEAAPDRDAPKPLAGKTLVLTGTLPTLSREEAKARIEAAGGKVVGSVSKKTDYVVAGAEAGSKLAKAQELGVTVLDEAELLKLLADS, encoded by the coding sequence ATGACCCAGCCCGATCTTTTCGCGCAGCCCGCCGAGCGCGCGACGCAATTGCGCGCCGAAATCGCCCGCCTCGATCACGCCTACTACGTGCTCGACGCCCCGCTGGCGCCCGATGCCGACTACGACGCGCTGTTTCGGGAGTTGCAGCAAATCGAGGCCGATCATCCCGAGCTGCGCACCCCCGACTCGCCGACCCAGCGCGTGGGCGGTGCGCCCCTGCCCGAGTTCGCCCCGGTGCGGCACGCCGTGCCCATGCTGTCCATCCAAACCGAAACCGACACCACGCCCGAAGGCGCGGCGGCTTTCGACCAGCGGGTGCGCAACCGCCTCGGCCTGAGCGCCGACGATCCGCCCGTGAACTACTGCGCCGAACTGAAGTTCGACGGCCTGGCCATCAGCCTGCGCTACGAGCACGGCCAGCTGGTGCAGGCGGCCACCCGTGGCGATGGCGAAACCGGCGAAGACGTCACGCAGAACGTGCGCACCATACGCAGCGTGCCGCTGCAATTGCGCGGCAACGCACCGGCGGTGCTAGAAGTGCGCGGCGAAGTCCTGATGAAACGCGCCGACTTCGAGCGCTACAACGCCCGCCAGCGCGACAAGGGCCTGCCCACCCTGGTCAACCCGCGCAACGGCGCGGCGGGCAGCATTCGCCAGCTCGACCCGGCCATCGCCGCACAACGCCCGCTGGCCTTCTACGCCTACGGCTGGGGCGAGATTGCCGGCTGGGCGCAGCAGCCCGACACGCATCACGCCATGCTAGATGCCTTGGAGACCTTCGGCCTGCCCGTCGCGCCGCAGCGCGTGCATGGCCCCGGCGCGCAAACCCTCATCGACTTCCACGCCCGCATCGCCGCCGCGCGCGACAGCCTGCCCTTCGACATCGACGGCGTGGTCTACAAGGTCGATAGTCTCGCTCTGCAGCGCGAACTGGGCTTTCGCAACCGCGAGCCGGTGTGGGCCGTGGCGCACAAATACCCCGCGCAGGAACGCAGCACCAAGGTCATCGGCATCGACATTCAGGTCGGCCGCACCGGCAAGCTCACCCCGGTCGCCAAGCTCGAGCCGGTGTTCGTCGGCGGCGTGACCGTGACCAACGCCACCCTGCACAACGAGGACGAAGTGCGCCGCAAAGACGTGCGCGTCGGCGACACCGTTATCGTGCGCCGCGCGGGAGACGTGATTCCCGAAGTCGTCAGCGTGGTGCTGAGCGCCCGCCCGGCCGATGTCGGCGAACCGTTCGACCTCTACCAGCGCCTCGGCGGCCAGTGCCCCGTCTGCGGCTCGGCCATCGTGCGCGAAGCCGGCGAGGCCGACTGGCGCTGCACCGGCGGCCTGTTCTGCGCCGCGCAGCGCAAGCAGGCCATCCTGCACTACGCCAGCCGCCGGGCGATGGACATCGAGGGGCTGGGCGAAAAGCTGGTCGATCAGCTGGTGGACGCAGGTATCGTGCGCGTGCTGCCCGATCTGTACCGCCTCGGCCTGCTCAAGCTCGCCGCACTCGACCGCATGGCCGAGAAAAGCGCGGCCAATCTGCTGCAGGCGCTTCAGGCGAGCAAGACCACCACCCTGGCGCGTTTTCTCTACGCCCTGGGCATCCGCCACGTCGGCGAGGCCACGGCCAAAGATCTGGCGCGCCACTTCGGCGGGCTCGACGCCATTCTTGACGCGCCCTTGGAACAGTTGCTCGAAGTGCCCGATGTCGGCCCCGTGGTGGCGCAAAGCATCCGCACCTTCTTCGACCAGCCGCACAACCGCGAAGTGGTGGAACAACTGCGCGCTTGCGGTGTGCATTGGAGCGAGGCCGCGCCCGACCGCGACGCCCCCAAACCGCTCGCAGGCAAGACGCTGGTGCTCACCGGCACCCTGCCCACCCTCAGCCGGGAGGAGGCCAAGGCCCGCATCGAAGCGGCCGGAGGCAAAGTGGTCGGCTCGGTCTCGAAAAAGACCGATTACGTGGTCGCCGGCGCCGAGGCCGGGAGCAAACTCGCGAAGGCGCAGGAACTCGGCGTAACCGTGCTCGACGAAGCGGAGCTGCTGAAGTTGCTGGCTGATTCTTAA
- the smc gene encoding chromosome segregation protein SMC, which translates to MRLTSLRLAGFKSFAEPVTLPFPGRISGIVGPNGCGKSNVIDAVRWVLGESKASELRGESMQDVIFNGSGQRKQASRCSVEMVFDNSDHRIAGQWGQFTEIAIKRVLTRDGTSSYFINNQAVRRRDVQDIFLGTGLGPRSYAIIGQGTITRILESRPEDLRMMLEEAAGVSKYKERRRETENRLQDTRENLTRVQDILRELGSNLGRLEQQAEVATRYQGLQASATLVQQQLWLLRQEEAQAKRQQITLAGGEAMNALEARIAEQRAIEAEIETLRQAQFASSDTLNRAQAAFYAAQSRVSQLEAEIRFVVEGRQRAQAALQAIDAQMQDWQQRHDTAVAQAADTAERLADAEVQAEVAQARVQEQSERLPTLEAALSDAQLRAADERAQAAAAQQALQAEAARQRGLGQQIQQLQQRAERLRAEQRAVVALDSLRLADLQRQQETLTDTLDTTRAQREQLEDTLPELQQARQQAQQSQQAAAAQLAATSARLAALKALQERVLTEGKLRPWLAKHGLDGLSQLWSRLQVENGLETALEAVLRERLSALELRQLDMAAGFAADAPPAKLAFYSAAVQPPASEARAVSTPPAGCRPLREGVRSGDAGLASLLDDWLTAVFIAPTLQQALALRATLPAQTVLLTREGHAVSRQSVSFYAPDSEQSGVLARQQEIDNLERQIKAEQLIAEQSRAQLHQAEHDLGQAQEQLAALQRRQQQDTQQLHTVQVELLKLTQQAEQSAARNQQIATDLGDIDVQLSELLAQQAESEARFEELDARLADQQQLQADLETEVMAAQQALADARAQQRQLESQAAESGYAVRSLQQKRADLQREAQMALEQIARQTSAREAAQAELARLSEQGAQTGLQSALAEQQSAQAVLGARRSEADDIAQQLRKQEEARLTLDRDLDPLRQRITELQLKEQEFRLQAEQFAQQLAEAQADIEAVRASLPTDAQAPALAREHERLQRDIAALGAVNLAALDELGQARERKQFLDAQLEDLQTAITTLEDAIRKIDAETRDMLATTFEQINDHFGRMFPLLFGGGNARLIITGEEILDAGVQVMAQPPGKKNSSIHLLSGGEKALVAIALVFAIFQLNPAPFCLLDEVDAPLDDANTERYARLVKDMSASTQFLFISHNKIAMEMADQLIGVTMQEQGVSRTVAVEMDAALRFAQAA; encoded by the coding sequence ATGCGTTTGACCTCACTCCGTCTGGCCGGATTCAAGTCGTTTGCCGAACCTGTGACGCTGCCCTTTCCCGGCCGCATCAGCGGAATCGTCGGGCCCAACGGCTGCGGCAAATCGAACGTGATCGATGCGGTGCGCTGGGTGCTGGGCGAGAGCAAGGCCAGCGAGTTGCGCGGCGAGTCCATGCAGGACGTCATTTTCAACGGCAGCGGGCAGCGCAAACAGGCCAGCCGCTGCAGCGTGGAAATGGTGTTCGACAACAGCGATCACCGCATCGCCGGGCAGTGGGGACAGTTCACCGAAATCGCCATCAAGCGCGTGCTCACCCGCGACGGCACGTCGAGCTATTTCATCAATAACCAGGCGGTGCGCCGCCGCGACGTGCAGGATATTTTTCTCGGCACCGGCCTGGGGCCGCGCTCCTACGCCATCATCGGCCAGGGCACCATCACCCGCATTCTGGAGTCGCGCCCCGAAGACCTGCGCATGATGCTCGAAGAGGCCGCCGGCGTGTCCAAATACAAGGAGCGCCGCCGCGAAACCGAGAACCGCCTGCAAGACACCCGCGAGAACCTCACCCGCGTGCAGGACATCCTGCGCGAACTCGGCAGCAACCTGGGGCGGCTCGAACAACAGGCCGAAGTCGCCACCCGTTACCAGGGCCTGCAGGCCAGTGCGACTCTGGTGCAGCAGCAGCTCTGGCTGCTGCGTCAGGAAGAAGCGCAGGCCAAACGCCAGCAAATCACCCTGGCTGGCGGCGAGGCGATGAATGCGCTCGAAGCCCGCATCGCCGAGCAGCGCGCAATCGAGGCCGAAATCGAAACCTTGCGGCAGGCACAGTTCGCCAGCAGCGATACCCTCAACCGGGCGCAGGCCGCTTTCTACGCCGCCCAGTCGCGCGTCAGCCAGCTCGAGGCGGAAATTCGTTTCGTCGTTGAGGGCCGTCAACGCGCTCAGGCCGCGTTGCAGGCCATCGACGCGCAAATGCAGGACTGGCAGCAACGACACGACACCGCCGTGGCGCAGGCCGCCGACACCGCCGAGCGCCTGGCCGATGCCGAGGTGCAGGCCGAGGTGGCGCAGGCCCGCGTGCAAGAGCAAAGCGAACGCCTGCCCACGCTGGAAGCCGCCCTGAGCGACGCGCAATTGCGCGCTGCGGACGAACGCGCGCAGGCCGCCGCTGCCCAGCAGGCGCTGCAGGCCGAGGCGGCACGGCAGCGCGGCCTGGGGCAGCAAATCCAGCAGTTGCAGCAGCGCGCCGAGCGGCTGCGCGCCGAGCAACGCGCCGTGGTCGCGCTCGACAGTCTGCGTCTGGCCGATCTGCAGCGGCAGCAAGAAACCCTCACCGACACGCTCGACACCACCCGCGCGCAGCGCGAACAACTCGAAGACACCTTGCCCGAGCTGCAACAGGCGCGGCAGCAGGCGCAGCAGTCGCAGCAGGCCGCCGCCGCGCAGCTTGCCGCGACCAGCGCGCGCCTGGCTGCGCTCAAAGCGCTGCAGGAACGGGTGCTCACCGAAGGCAAGCTGCGGCCCTGGCTGGCCAAGCACGGGCTCGACGGCCTGTCGCAACTCTGGTCGCGCCTGCAGGTGGAAAACGGGCTGGAAACCGCGCTCGAAGCCGTGTTGCGCGAGCGCCTCTCCGCGCTGGAACTACGCCAGCTCGACATGGCCGCAGGCTTTGCCGCCGATGCGCCGCCAGCCAAGCTGGCGTTCTATTCAGCAGCGGTGCAGCCCCCGGCCTCCGAAGCGCGGGCGGTTTCCACCCCGCCCGCGGGCTGTCGGCCCTTGCGCGAAGGCGTGCGCAGCGGTGATGCCGGGCTGGCCAGCTTGCTCGACGACTGGCTGACCGCCGTTTTCATCGCACCGACGCTGCAGCAGGCGCTGGCGCTGCGCGCCACTCTGCCTGCGCAGACCGTGCTGCTCACGCGCGAAGGCCACGCGGTGTCGCGCCAGAGCGTGAGTTTTTACGCCCCGGATTCCGAGCAGTCCGGCGTGCTCGCGCGGCAGCAGGAAATCGACAATCTGGAGCGCCAGATCAAGGCCGAGCAACTCATCGCCGAGCAAAGCCGCGCCCAGCTTCATCAGGCCGAACACGATCTGGGGCAGGCGCAGGAGCAGCTCGCCGCGCTGCAACGCCGCCAGCAACAAGACACCCAGCAACTGCACACCGTGCAGGTGGAACTGCTCAAACTCACCCAGCAAGCCGAGCAAAGCGCCGCGCGCAATCAGCAGATCGCCACCGATCTCGGCGATATCGACGTCCAGCTCAGTGAATTGCTGGCGCAGCAGGCCGAGAGCGAGGCGCGATTCGAGGAGCTAGACGCGCGCCTGGCCGACCAGCAGCAGCTGCAGGCCGATCTCGAAACCGAGGTGATGGCCGCGCAGCAGGCGCTCGCTGATGCGCGGGCGCAGCAGCGCCAGCTCGAATCGCAAGCAGCCGAGAGCGGCTATGCGGTGCGCAGCCTGCAACAAAAGCGGGCCGATCTGCAACGCGAGGCGCAGATGGCGCTGGAACAGATCGCCCGTCAGACCAGCGCGCGCGAAGCGGCGCAGGCCGAACTCGCGCGGCTGAGTGAACAAGGCGCGCAGACCGGTCTGCAATCGGCGCTGGCCGAACAGCAAAGCGCGCAAGCCGTGCTGGGCGCCCGCCGCAGCGAAGCCGACGACATCGCCCAGCAACTGCGAAAGCAGGAGGAGGCTCGGCTGACGCTCGACCGCGACCTCGATCCGTTGCGGCAGCGCATCACCGAATTGCAGCTCAAGGAGCAGGAGTTCCGGCTGCAGGCCGAGCAGTTCGCGCAGCAGCTCGCCGAGGCGCAGGCCGATATCGAAGCGGTGCGCGCCAGTTTGCCGACCGATGCCCAGGCCCCGGCGCTGGCGCGCGAGCATGAACGGCTGCAGCGCGACATCGCCGCGCTGGGGGCGGTGAATCTGGCCGCACTCGACGAGCTGGGTCAGGCGCGCGAACGCAAACAGTTTCTCGACGCCCAGCTCGAAGACCTGCAGACCGCCATCACCACCCTCGAAGACGCCATCCGCAAGATCGACGCCGAAACCCGCGACATGCTGGCCACGACTTTCGAGCAGATCAACGACCACTTCGGCCGCATGTTCCCACTGCTGTTCGGCGGCGGCAATGCGCGGCTCATCATCACCGGCGAGGAAATTCTCGACGCCGGGGTGCAGGTCATGGCGCAGCCGCCGGGCAAGAAGAACAGCTCGATTCACCTGCTCTCCGGCGGCGAAAAGGCGCTGGTGGCCATTGCGCTGGTGTTCGCCATCTTTCAGCTCAACCCGGCGCCGTTCTGCCTGCTCGACGAAGTGGACGCGCCGCTGGACGACGCCAATACCGAGCGCTACGCCCGGCTGGTCAAAGACATGTCGGCCAGCACGCAGTTCCTGTTCATCTCGCACAACAAAATCGCGATGGAAATGGCCGACCAGCTCATCGGCGTGACCATGCAGGAGCAGGGCGTCTCACGCACCGTTGCCGTGGAAATGGACGCGGCGCTACGCTTTGCCCAGGCTGCTTGA
- a CDS encoding ROK family protein, which translates to MDRSKPTAYLGLDLGGTKIEVAALDGEGRFLLRERCDTPQGDYAATVEAIAALVAAADGQLGCRLPLGAAIPGSVSPVSGLIRNANSTVLNGRPLLQDLQRRLDRPVRLHNDANCLAISEAIDGAGQGARVVFAVILGTGSGAGIAIDSADWLGCNAVAGEWGHNPLPWPRLPSAWRELPGPRCWCGLQGCIETWLSGPGFVADHFARIGQTRGQQRSAKELIAAMRAGDRAARASFIRYADRLARALAQVINLLDPDVIVLGGGMSNVAELYDEVPRRWGAWVFSDTVRTRLLPAQHGDSSGVRGAAWLWRDQLRSAAPSSPPSPPA; encoded by the coding sequence GTGGACCGGTCTAAACCGACGGCCTACCTCGGCCTCGACTTGGGCGGTACCAAGATCGAGGTGGCCGCGCTCGATGGAGAAGGGAGGTTTTTGCTGCGCGAGCGATGCGACACGCCGCAGGGTGACTATGCCGCGACCGTCGAGGCCATCGCCGCGCTGGTGGCGGCGGCCGATGGGCAACTCGGCTGCAGGCTGCCGCTGGGCGCGGCGATCCCCGGCTCGGTGTCGCCGGTTTCCGGGCTGATCCGCAACGCCAATTCCACCGTGCTCAATGGTCGCCCGCTGCTGCAAGACCTGCAACGGCGGCTGGATCGACCGGTGCGCTTGCACAACGATGCCAACTGTCTGGCGATCAGCGAGGCGATCGACGGCGCGGGGCAGGGCGCTCGCGTGGTGTTTGCGGTGATTCTGGGCACTGGCTCGGGGGCAGGCATCGCCATCGACAGCGCGGATTGGCTGGGCTGTAATGCGGTGGCGGGGGAGTGGGGCCACAACCCGCTGCCCTGGCCGCGCCTGCCGTCTGCCTGGCGCGAACTGCCGGGGCCGCGCTGTTGGTGTGGTTTGCAGGGCTGCATCGAAACCTGGCTGAGCGGGCCGGGCTTCGTCGCCGATCATTTCGCGCGGATTGGGCAAACGAGGGGCCAGCAACGCAGCGCCAAGGAGCTGATCGCGGCCATGCGCGCGGGTGATCGCGCCGCGCGGGCAAGTTTCATCCGCTATGCCGACCGGCTGGCCCGGGCTCTGGCGCAGGTCATCAATCTGCTCGACCCGGACGTCATCGTGCTGGGCGGCGGCATGAGCAATGTGGCCGAGCTGTACGACGAAGTGCCGCGCCGCTGGGGCGCCTGGGTGTTTTCCGATACGGTGCGCACCCGTCTGCTGCCCGCGCAGCATGGCGATTCTTCCGGGGTGCGCGGGGCGGCCTGGTTGTGGCGCGATCAGCTTCGCTCGGCAGCGCCTTCTTCTCCCCCTTCTCCTCCCGCCTGA